A single genomic interval of Alistipes provencensis harbors:
- a CDS encoding 2,3,4,5-tetrahydropyridine-2,6-dicarboxylate N-succinyltransferase, with amino-acid sequence MYNELKTIIEQAWEDRALLQNPATQQAVRQVVELVDKGQLRTAEPVDPAKSEWKVNEWVKKAVILYFPIQPMRKMEAGELEWYDKMELKHGYEELGVRVVPHAVARYGAYIAPGAILMPSYVNIGAYVDTGTMVDTWATVGSCAQIGRHVHLSGGVGIGGVLEPVQAAPVIIEDNCFIGSRCIVVEGAHICREAVLGSNTVITGSTHIIDVTGPEPVTYKGYVPPRSVVVPGSYRKQFPAGEYSVTCALIIGQRKESTDKKTSLNNALRDFGVSV; translated from the coding sequence ATGTACAACGAACTCAAAACGATAATCGAGCAGGCATGGGAAGACCGCGCACTGCTTCAGAACCCCGCCACGCAGCAGGCCGTGCGGCAGGTCGTGGAACTGGTGGACAAGGGACAACTGCGCACGGCGGAACCCGTCGACCCGGCCAAAAGCGAATGGAAAGTCAACGAATGGGTCAAGAAGGCCGTGATCCTCTACTTCCCGATCCAGCCCATGCGCAAGATGGAGGCCGGCGAACTGGAGTGGTACGACAAGATGGAGCTCAAACACGGCTACGAAGAGCTGGGCGTGCGCGTCGTACCCCACGCCGTGGCCCGTTACGGCGCCTACATCGCCCCGGGAGCCATCCTGATGCCCTCCTATGTGAACATCGGCGCCTATGTCGACACCGGCACGATGGTCGACACATGGGCCACGGTCGGCTCGTGCGCCCAGATCGGACGCCACGTCCACCTCTCGGGCGGCGTGGGCATCGGCGGCGTACTGGAGCCCGTGCAGGCCGCACCGGTCATCATCGAGGACAACTGCTTCATCGGCTCGCGCTGCATCGTGGTCGAGGGGGCGCACATCTGCCGCGAGGCGGTGCTGGGTTCGAACACCGTCATCACCGGCTCGACGCACATCATCGACGTCACGGGACCCGAGCCCGTCACCTATAAGGGTTATGTGCCGCCCCGCTCGGTGGTCGTCCCGGGCAGCTACCGCAAGCAGTTCCCGGCGGGCGAATACAGCGTCACCTGCGCGCTGATCATCGGCCAGCGCAAGGAGTCCACCGACAAGAAAACGTCGCTCAACAACGCCCTGCGCGACTTC